A window of the Chionomys nivalis chromosome 25, mChiNiv1.1, whole genome shotgun sequence genome harbors these coding sequences:
- the LOC130866323 gene encoding ubiquinol-cytochrome-c reductase complex assembly factor 6, translating to MPGGVPWSAYVKMLSSSLLAMCAGAQVVHWYYRPDLTIPEIPPKPGELRTELLGLKERHHEPQVSQ from the exons ATGCCCGGGGGCGTGCCCTGGTCCGCCTACGTGAAAATGCTCTCCTCCAGCCTCCTGGCCATGTGCGCCGGGGCCCAGGTGGTGCACTGGTACTACCGGCCTGACCTG acaaTACCTGAGATCCCACCAAAGCCTGGAGAACTGAGAACGGAGCTCTTGGGACTGaaagagagacaccatgaaccTCAGGTTTCACAGTAG